A stretch of the Schistocerca serialis cubense isolate TAMUIC-IGC-003099 chromosome 2, iqSchSeri2.2, whole genome shotgun sequence genome encodes the following:
- the LOC126458626 gene encoding cytochrome P450 9e2-like — MVPDWWTLCTSVVAGLLVLAAFRWYRFHTHFARRGLPYAPPLPFVGNMLDVVIGRWSLTDHVIVLYNKFQKHRYAGVYFFGNPLVMVRDPEILRTITIKDFDHFTDHLDMANVDKEDILLQKMLITLKGKEWHDMRTTLSPAFTTTKIKNMFVLMTEIGQQMISYLSEKTAEHKGSSGNDVLTLEMKEFFTRVTNDVIATTAFGVRVDSLSEPNNTFYSMGRAMSNVKALVAFGYFFSPKLMKLLNIPFFDRRAERYFRSVVADTIKTRDKEGIVRPDVIQLLMQARRGELKAEEDEQNGTSAGRRMKLTEEDVAAQAMFFFFAGFETVASVLTFCSYLLATHQDVQRRLQREVDELMQKSGGQPSYEQVTGSQYLDMVVSETLRMYTPGSASDRKCVKPYRLPATDTCPDGLQLEPGDGVWIPAHALHHDEKYFPDPERFDPERFSPENKHLIKPFTYIPFGVGPRICIAQRFALLELKVMLIYLLSKFTLRVVDKTPVPLQTKPNSLMLSIKGGAWLGISPRS; from the exons ATGGTCCCGGACTGGTGGACGCTGTGCACCTCGGTGGTGGCGGGCCTGCTGGTGCTCGCCGCTTTCCGCTGGTACCGCTTCCACACGCACTTCGCGCGCCGCGGTCTGCCCTACGCACCGCCGCTTCCCTTCGTCGGAAACATGCTGGACGTGGTGATCGGCAGGTGGTCCCTGACTGATCACGTGATCGTACTGTACAACAAGTTCCAGAAACATCGATATGCGGGAGTTTACTTCTTCGGAAACCCCCTCGTCATGGTGAGGGATCCGGAGATCCTTCGCACCATCACCATCAAGGATTTTGATCACTTTACCGACCACCTTGACATGGCAAATGTCGACAAGGAAGATATTCTGCTGCAAAAGATGTTAATCACCTTGAAAG GAAAGGAATGGCACGACATGCGGACCACGCTGAGCCCGGCATTCACTACTACGAAGATAAAGAATATGTTCGTGCTGATGACAGAGATTGGACAGCAAATGATCAGTTATCTTTCTGAGAAGACAGCTGAACACAAAG GTTCCAGTGGAAATGACGTCCTGACACTGGAGATGAAGGAATTTTTCACTCGTGTTACCAACGATGTAATAGCCACAACAGCATTTGGTGTCAGGGTGGACTCGCTGTCGGAACCCAACAATACTTTCTACAGCATGGGCCGCGCTATGAGCAATGTGAAAGCGCTTGTTGCTTTTGGTTACTTTTTCTCGCCGAAGCTCATGAAG CTGTTGAACATTCCGTTCTTCGACCGAAGGGCGGAACGGTACTTCAGGTCGGTGGTTGCAGATACTATCAAGACGCGAGATAAAGAGGGAATCGTCCGTCCAGATGTTATCCAGCTGCTGATGCAGGCTAGGAGGGGTGAACTGAAGGCAGAAGAGGACGAGCAGAACGGCACCAGTGCAGGCCGGCGTATGA AACTCACCGAAGAAGACGTGGCGGCGCAGGCGATGTTTTTCTTCTTCGCTGGCTTCGAGACGGTGGCGAGCGTGCTGACGTTCTGCAGCTACCTGCTGGCCACACACCAGGACGTCCAGAGGCGGCTGCAGAGGGAGGTGGACGAGCTGATGCAGAAGAGCGGGGGGCAGCCCAGCTACGAGCAGGTCACGGGCAGCCAGTACCTCGACATGGTCGTCTCTG AGACGCTGCGCATGTACACCCCAGGCTCCGCCTCCGACCGCAAGTGCGTGAAGCCGTACCGCCTGCCCGCCACCGACACCTGTCCGGACGGACTCCAGCTGGAGCCTGGAGACGGCGTCTGGATCCCCGCACACGCCCTCCACCACGACGAGAAGTACTTCCCTGACCCCGAGCGCTTCGATCCGGAGCGCTTCAGCCCGGAGAACAAGCACCTCATCAAGCCCTTCACCTACATCCCGTTCGGCGTTGGACCTCGTATTTGCATTG CCCAGAGGTTCGCACTGCTGGAGTTGAAGGTGATGCTCATCTACCTGCTGTCTAAGTTTACTCTCCGCGTGGTCGACAAGACGCCGGTACCTCTGCAGACCAAGCCGAACAGCCTCATGCTGTCCATCAAAGGTGGCGCCTGGCTGGGAATCAGTCCCAGATCGTGA